The following are from one region of the Paenibacillus protaetiae genome:
- a CDS encoding M20 metallopeptidase family protein has protein sequence MGKNQVIGDGLFPAAEETRQAIMACLDGIQEDIAAIRRDLHRHPEVMYETKRTSALVADYLEGWGLEVTRGVGPHFGMGVVGVLRGAASEGGRTVVLRADMDALPLEEQTGAVYSSRRAGVMHACGHDAHTAMLLGAARALSRHKDNLPGTVKFVFQPAEEGALPSPLDGRMTSGGRDMIDAGVLEGADICFAMHVWPDLPAGTAGVHRAYAMAASTHFTIRFHGMPGHHSSPHLAADALMMAVQFAAGMKSFMATAVDPLEPAVLAFGSLHAGAAINAIAGESEIKGTFRAFDPATVERVTRELERLSQSTAEAHAGTRDIQLRVGTALRNDAAAAELALRAAESVLGESRALRLETPSLAGEDFALYAQQVPSAFLFLGVRNEAEGIVYPLHHPQFDLDERVLVPGAKLHVQFALEALGCKGHPQGEA, from the coding sequence ATGGGTAAAAACCAAGTAATCGGGGACGGATTATTCCCGGCTGCGGAAGAGACGAGGCAGGCCATAATGGCCTGCCTCGACGGCATTCAAGAAGACATCGCGGCCATTCGCCGTGATTTGCACCGGCATCCGGAAGTGATGTATGAGACGAAACGCACATCGGCTTTGGTAGCCGATTACCTCGAAGGATGGGGCCTCGAGGTGACGCGCGGCGTCGGCCCTCATTTTGGCATGGGGGTCGTCGGCGTGCTGCGCGGCGCGGCCAGCGAGGGCGGCCGCACGGTCGTGCTGCGCGCGGACATGGACGCGCTGCCGCTGGAGGAGCAGACCGGCGCGGTTTACAGCTCGCGCCGCGCAGGGGTTATGCACGCGTGCGGCCATGACGCGCACACGGCTATGCTGCTGGGCGCAGCCCGTGCGCTCAGCCGGCATAAGGACAACTTGCCCGGAACGGTCAAGTTTGTGTTTCAGCCGGCGGAGGAAGGGGCGCTGCCCAGCCCGCTGGACGGCCGCATGACGAGCGGCGGCCGGGATATGATTGACGCCGGCGTGCTGGAAGGCGCCGACATTTGTTTTGCCATGCACGTCTGGCCGGACTTGCCGGCTGGCACGGCGGGTGTTCACCGGGCGTATGCGATGGCGGCGTCTACCCATTTTACGATCCGGTTTCACGGGATGCCCGGGCATCACAGCTCGCCGCATTTGGCGGCGGATGCGCTGATGATGGCCGTCCAATTCGCAGCCGGCATGAAATCGTTTATGGCGACGGCGGTTGATCCGCTTGAGCCGGCGGTGCTGGCGTTTGGATCGCTGCATGCCGGCGCCGCCATTAATGCAATCGCCGGCGAAAGCGAGATCAAAGGCACGTTCCGCGCCTTTGATCCGGCTACCGTGGAGCGCGTCACCCGCGAGCTGGAGCGGCTGTCGCAGTCCACGGCCGAAGCGCATGCCGGCACGCGTGATATTCAGCTGCGCGTTGGCACTGCGCTGCGCAACGATGCCGCTGCGGCGGAGCTGGCGCTGCGGGCGGCGGAAAGCGTGCTGGGCGAAAGCCGGGCGTTACGTCTGGAGACGCCAAGCCTCGCCGGCGAAGATTTTGCCTTATATGCCCAGCAGGTGCCAAGCGCGTTTCTATTTCTGGGCGTGCGGAACGAAGCGGAAGGCATTGTGTACCCGCTGCATCATCCGCAGTTCGATCTGGATGAACGGGTATTGGTGCCGGGAGCCAAGCTGCATGTACAGTTTGCGCTGGAGGCGCTTGGCTGCAAGGGGCATCCGCAAGGAGAGGCATAA
- a CDS encoding GNAT family N-acetyltransferase, which yields MNEEKRQEEQTEISTRKQDGRVELVGAGGVIGEMTFRPADGDTWVIDHTYVDPKYRGKQLAKQLLNLVTDEARAQGKKIIPLCSYALAEFKRHAKEYEDLWDKSGV from the coding sequence ATGAACGAAGAGAAACGGCAAGAGGAACAAACGGAGATCAGCACCCGGAAGCAGGACGGCAGGGTTGAACTGGTAGGAGCAGGCGGCGTGATCGGCGAAATGACGTTCCGTCCGGCTGACGGGGACACTTGGGTGATCGACCATACGTATGTCGACCCGAAATACCGCGGGAAGCAGCTAGCCAAACAGCTTCTGAACCTGGTGACGGACGAAGCGCGGGCGCAGGGGAAAAAGATCATCCCCCTTTGCTCTTATGCGCTGGCGGAATTTAAACGGCATGCCAAGGAGTACGAGGATCTGTGGGACAAGAGCGGTGTGTAG
- a CDS encoding LLM class flavin-dependent oxidoreductase, producing MAKKQLRLGAIIHGVGGNVGGWRHPDAITDASVNFGFYKQQAQKAEQGKFDFVFIADGLYITEKSIPHFLNRFEPVTILSALGAVTSNIGLVGTLSTSYSEPFTVSRQFASLDHISGGRAGWNVVTSPLEGSAKNYSRTSHPTHAERYRIAEEYLEVARGLWDSWEDDAFVRDKASGVFFDPSKMHRLNHEGEHFSVQGPLNIARSKQGHPVVFQAGSSEAGRNLAAKSADAVFTHYDTVEEGAAFVQDVKQRAAAYGRSPDEILILPGIGTIIGRTQEEAEQKYEQLTELVTIDKALDYLGRFFEHFDFSQFPLDEPFPELGDLGSNSFQSGTDKIKREAKELGLTLRQVALRSATPKPRYIGTPETVADLIQADFEAGAGDGFIIHATTPTGLDEFVDQVIPILQERGIFRTEYESDTLRGNLGLAIPENRYTAARKVQVHG from the coding sequence ATGGCAAAAAAACAATTAAGGCTGGGAGCTATTATTCATGGTGTAGGCGGCAATGTCGGCGGCTGGAGGCATCCGGATGCGATTACCGATGCAAGCGTCAATTTCGGGTTTTACAAGCAGCAGGCGCAAAAAGCAGAGCAAGGCAAATTTGATTTTGTTTTTATCGCTGACGGTCTTTATATTACGGAAAAATCGATTCCGCATTTTTTGAACCGGTTTGAGCCGGTCACGATTTTGTCTGCGCTTGGCGCCGTGACGTCCAACATCGGTCTCGTCGGCACGCTCTCCACGTCGTACAGCGAGCCGTTTACCGTATCCCGCCAATTTGCTTCGCTTGATCATATCAGCGGCGGACGCGCCGGCTGGAATGTGGTCACTTCGCCGCTTGAAGGCTCCGCCAAAAACTACAGCCGCACGTCGCACCCGACCCATGCGGAGCGGTACCGCATTGCCGAAGAGTATCTCGAGGTTGCCCGCGGCCTGTGGGACTCCTGGGAAGACGACGCATTTGTCCGCGACAAAGCGTCCGGCGTGTTTTTTGATCCTTCCAAAATGCATCGCCTGAACCATGAAGGGGAGCATTTCTCCGTTCAGGGACCGCTGAATATCGCCCGTTCCAAACAAGGCCATCCGGTGGTGTTCCAGGCCGGCTCCTCGGAAGCCGGAAGAAATTTGGCCGCCAAAAGCGCGGATGCTGTATTTACGCACTATGACACGGTAGAGGAAGGCGCCGCCTTCGTGCAGGATGTGAAACAGCGGGCAGCAGCTTACGGCCGTTCGCCGGATGAAATTCTCATTTTGCCGGGCATCGGCACCATTATCGGCCGTACGCAGGAGGAAGCTGAGCAGAAATATGAGCAGCTTACCGAGCTGGTTACGATCGACAAGGCGCTTGATTATTTGGGCCGTTTCTTTGAACACTTTGACTTCTCGCAATTCCCGCTTGACGAGCCGTTCCCGGAACTCGGCGATTTGGGCAGCAACAGCTTCCAGAGCGGCACGGATAAAATTAAACGGGAAGCGAAGGAGCTCGGGCTGACGCTTCGTCAGGTAGCGCTTCGCTCCGCAACGCCAAAACCGCGTTATATCGGCACGCCGGAGACGGTAGCGGATTTGATTCAAGCGGACTTTGAAGCGGGAGCGGGCGACGGGTTCATTATTCATGCCACGACGCCGACCGGGCTGGATGAGTTTGTCGATCAGGTTATTCCGATTTTGCAGGAGCGGGGCATATTCCGTACGGAATATGAAAGCGACACGCTGCGCGGCAATTTGGGGCTGGCAATTCCGGAAAACCGGTATACGGCAGCAAGGAAAGTGCAAGTCCATGGGTAA
- a CDS encoding NAD(P)/FAD-dependent oxidoreductase has product MSKYDVIIIGAGPAGIFASYELTLKAPHLKVLLVDKGLDIYKRRCPILEDKIKLCPPPAGKKDFAGCLPACSITAGFGGAGAYSDGKFNITTEFGGWMTDYLPGSKVLELIRYVDELNLQHGATRTITDPTTDTIRNIEQRGYAAGLKLLRAQVRHLGTEQNLEILKSIYEYLKPRIDMMFRAEVEDIMTVKQDGRDQIKGIVLKNGDEYEADKVMIAPGRDGSGWLTEVLKRRRLPMYNNQVDVGVRVETSDVVMREINEHLYEGKFIYNTSVGTRVRTFCSNPSGHVVVENHSGVMAANGHSYKDPALGSSNTNFALLVSHKFTEPFDKPNEYAREICQRANDLSNGGVIVQKYGDIMRSRRSTEARIREGFLEPTLKEAVPGDLGLVLPYNTMLSLIEMVQALEKVTPGIASEHTLFYGVEAKFYSARPKLKETFETEIDGLYCGGDGAGVTRGLAQAGAAGVWIARNMISALNG; this is encoded by the coding sequence ATGAGCAAATACGATGTCATTATTATTGGTGCGGGGCCTGCCGGAATATTCGCCAGCTACGAGCTGACGCTGAAAGCGCCGCATTTGAAGGTGCTTCTGGTTGATAAAGGGCTGGACATTTATAAGCGCAGATGCCCGATTTTAGAGGATAAAATTAAATTATGCCCGCCGCCTGCCGGCAAAAAGGACTTTGCGGGCTGCCTGCCGGCCTGTTCGATTACTGCGGGTTTTGGCGGGGCCGGGGCATACAGCGACGGCAAGTTTAATATTACGACCGAATTCGGCGGCTGGATGACCGATTATTTGCCAGGCTCGAAAGTGCTGGAGCTGATCCGTTACGTCGATGAGCTTAATCTGCAGCACGGCGCTACGCGGACGATTACCGACCCGACAACGGATACGATCCGTAATATTGAACAGCGGGGTTATGCCGCCGGTTTAAAGCTGCTTCGCGCGCAGGTGCGCCATCTCGGGACGGAGCAAAACCTGGAAATTCTTAAATCCATTTATGAATATTTAAAACCTCGGATCGACATGATGTTCCGGGCGGAAGTGGAAGACATTATGACGGTGAAGCAGGACGGCCGCGATCAGATCAAAGGAATCGTGCTGAAAAACGGCGACGAGTATGAAGCGGATAAGGTCATGATTGCGCCGGGACGCGACGGTTCCGGCTGGCTGACGGAAGTACTGAAGCGCCGCCGCCTGCCTATGTACAACAACCAGGTCGATGTGGGCGTCCGTGTGGAGACAAGCGATGTCGTCATGCGCGAAATTAACGAGCATTTATATGAAGGGAAGTTTATTTACAATACGTCGGTCGGGACGCGGGTGCGCACGTTTTGCAGCAATCCGTCCGGCCATGTTGTCGTGGAGAACCATAGCGGCGTAATGGCGGCGAACGGCCACTCCTACAAAGATCCGGCGCTTGGCTCTTCAAATACGAACTTTGCGCTGCTCGTTTCGCATAAATTTACCGAACCGTTCGATAAGCCAAACGAATATGCCCGCGAAATATGCCAGCGCGCCAACGATCTGTCGAACGGCGGGGTCATCGTGCAAAAGTACGGCGATATTATGCGCAGCCGCCGGTCGACGGAAGCCCGCATCCGCGAAGGGTTTCTGGAGCCGACGCTGAAAGAGGCGGTGCCGGGCGACCTTGGCCTTGTGCTTCCTTATAATACGATGCTCAGCTTAATCGAGATGGTGCAGGCGCTGGAGAAAGTCACGCCGGGCATCGCCTCCGAGCATACGCTGTTTTACGGTGTCGAAGCCAAATTTTATTCCGCCCGTCCAAAGCTGAAGGAAACGTTCGAGACGGAAATCGACGGCCTTTATTGCGGCGGCGACGGCGCGGGCGTCACCCGCGGCCTTGCGCAAGCAGGGGCGGCAGGCGTATGGATCGCCCGCAATATGATCAGCGCGCTGAACGGCTGA
- a CDS encoding GNAT family N-acetyltransferase, whose translation MALIIRDALAEEREQIRSLLLEAYGQYADHLPASRWVPYRDSIAASVEGEGPAARIVAVRGEEIIGSVLFFLDSDTAYGNPHLQIKAPIIRLLAVSPKYRGLGVATELIKESVRRARALGEETLHLHTSDMMASAVRLYERLGFVRDFDKEIRDGDHLVKSYKLLLKEAAFV comes from the coding sequence ATGGCGCTTATTATCCGTGACGCTTTGGCAGAAGAGCGCGAGCAGATCCGTTCGCTGCTGCTTGAGGCGTATGGGCAATACGCCGATCATCTTCCCGCGTCCAGATGGGTCCCTTACCGGGACTCCATCGCGGCGTCGGTTGAAGGAGAAGGGCCGGCGGCCCGCATCGTAGCGGTGCGCGGCGAGGAAATTATCGGGAGCGTGCTGTTTTTCCTTGATTCCGATACAGCCTACGGCAATCCTCATCTCCAAATCAAAGCGCCGATTATCCGGCTGCTTGCCGTTTCGCCGAAATACCGGGGGCTGGGCGTCGCTACCGAGCTTATTAAGGAAAGCGTGCGCCGGGCGCGGGCGCTTGGCGAGGAAACGCTCCATTTGCACACATCGGATATGATGGCGTCCGCGGTACGTCTGTATGAACGGCTAGGTTTCGTCCGTGATTTCGACAAAGAAATCCGCGACGGCGACCATCTGGTCAAAAGCTACAAGCTGCTGCTGAAGGAAGCGGCGTTTGTATAG
- a CDS encoding ABC transporter ATP-binding protein, whose protein sequence is MAATSETIIRFEGVTKRFDDTTVLNDVSFEIERGKFYTLLGPSGCGKTTILRLIAGFIEPTQGNIYFNGKVINRVPANERQVNTVFQDYALFPHLNVFENVAFGLRIKKMKNAAIKEKVKEALRFVNLEGYENREIHEMSGGQRQRVAIARAIVNEPEIILLDEPLSALDLKLRTEMQYELRELQRRLGITFIFVTHDQEEALAMSDEIFVLNEGNIQQSGTPTDIYDEPINRFVADFIGESNIVPGRMKEDYVVEFAGHTYDCVDGGLNPNEPVEIVIRPEDLEITTVEQGKLQVRVDSQLFRGVHYEISSYDDAGNEWLVHSTRKAVVGERIGLYFDPEAIHVMRFGETEEEFDKRLEEYVEADDAE, encoded by the coding sequence GTGGCAGCGACAAGCGAGACGATTATCCGGTTTGAGGGAGTTACGAAGCGTTTTGACGACACAACCGTTCTGAACGATGTGAGTTTCGAAATTGAACGAGGCAAGTTCTATACGCTGCTTGGCCCTTCGGGCTGCGGTAAAACGACCATTTTGCGTCTTATCGCAGGATTTATCGAGCCTACGCAAGGCAACATTTATTTTAACGGCAAAGTAATTAACCGGGTGCCGGCGAACGAACGCCAAGTGAACACCGTATTTCAGGACTATGCGTTATTCCCGCATTTGAATGTGTTTGAGAACGTGGCTTTTGGCCTGCGCATCAAAAAAATGAAAAATGCCGCTATTAAGGAAAAAGTGAAGGAAGCGCTCCGTTTCGTCAACCTGGAAGGCTACGAAAACCGCGAAATTCACGAAATGTCCGGCGGCCAGCGGCAGCGTGTCGCCATTGCGCGGGCTATTGTGAATGAACCGGAAATTATTTTGCTGGACGAGCCGCTTTCTGCGCTTGACCTGAAGCTCCGCACGGAAATGCAATACGAGCTTCGGGAACTGCAGCGCCGCCTGGGCATTACGTTTATTTTCGTTACGCATGACCAGGAGGAAGCGCTGGCGATGTCGGATGAAATCTTTGTGCTGAACGAAGGCAACATTCAGCAGAGCGGAACGCCAACCGACATTTACGACGAGCCGATCAACCGGTTTGTAGCCGATTTTATCGGGGAGTCGAACATTGTGCCGGGGCGGATGAAAGAAGATTATGTCGTCGAGTTTGCCGGGCATACGTATGATTGCGTGGACGGCGGCCTGAATCCTAATGAGCCGGTTGAGATTGTCATTCGCCCGGAAGATTTGGAGATTACGACGGTCGAGCAGGGCAAGCTGCAGGTACGGGTGGATTCCCAGCTGTTCCGCGGCGTGCATTACGAAATTTCGAGCTACGACGACGCTGGCAATGAATGGCTTGTCCATTCGACGCGCAAAGCGGTTGTAGGCGAGCGGATCGGACTTTATTTCGATCCCGAAGCGATTCATGTTATGCGTTTCGGCGAGACGGAGGAAGAGTTCGACAAACGCCTCGAAGAGTATGTAGAGGCCGACGATGCAGAATAG
- a CDS encoding ABC transporter permease gives MQTNGKLPNLYLFVVFAVLYAPILYLIYYSFNSGGHMRSFEGFTFEWYKEVFADTRLLIIVLNTFVIALLSALISTILGVAGAIAIHQVRKWQPKNTLLSLNNVLIVSPDVIIGASFLILFTIIGIKLGFMSVLLSHIAFSVPIVVIMVLPKLQEMSSTLIDAARDLGANSWHVLTRVIMPFIKPGVFAGFFMALTYSLDDFSVTFFVTGNGFSTLSVEIYSRARQGVSLSINALSTLLFLLTIILVIGYYFINQRNSRSNGRGLRP, from the coding sequence ATGCAAACAAACGGAAAGCTGCCTAATCTGTATTTGTTTGTTGTGTTTGCGGTGCTGTACGCGCCGATTTTATATTTGATTTATTACTCCTTCAACAGCGGCGGCCATATGCGCAGCTTTGAAGGCTTTACGTTCGAATGGTACAAAGAAGTATTCGCGGATACGCGGCTGCTCATTATTGTGCTGAATACGTTTGTGATCGCCTTGCTGTCGGCGCTTATATCCACGATACTGGGCGTTGCCGGCGCGATCGCCATTCATCAAGTGCGCAAATGGCAGCCGAAAAATACGCTCCTGTCGCTGAACAACGTGCTTATTGTCAGCCCGGACGTTATTATCGGCGCGTCGTTCTTAATCCTGTTTACCATTATCGGCATTAAGCTGGGCTTCATGTCCGTCCTGCTGTCGCATATCGCGTTCAGCGTGCCGATCGTGGTCATCATGGTTTTGCCCAAGCTGCAGGAAATGAGCTCCACGCTTATTGACGCCGCGCGGGACCTTGGCGCGAACAGCTGGCATGTGCTCACGCGGGTCATTATGCCGTTTATTAAACCGGGTGTGTTCGCCGGATTTTTTATGGCATTAACGTATTCGCTGGATGACTTCTCGGTCACGTTTTTTGTGACAGGCAACGGCTTTTCGACGTTATCGGTCGAAATTTACTCGCGGGCCCGTCAAGGCGTGTCGTTGTCCATCAATGCGTTGTCTACGCTGCTTTTCCTGCTGACCATCATACTCGTCATCGGGTATTACTTCATTAACCAGCGGAACAGCCGGTCGAACGGAAGGGGGCTTCGCCCATGA
- a CDS encoding ABC transporter permease, with the protein MQNRISRRNVYLIPYLLWIALFVIAPIVLIVYYSFFDVEGHFTFGNYSKFFTAVYMKMTLSSFWYALLITVFSLLIAYPTAYWLTRTKHKQLWLLLIILPSWVNLLLKAYAFIGLFGTYGFANAVLDAIGIGRQQILFTDFSFIFVSVYIFIPFMVLPIFNALEEINPSLIYASRDLGASGWTTFRRVIFPLTISGVKSGCQAVFIPALSLFMLTRLIAGNRVITLGTAIEQHFLVTQDWGMGATIAVFLIIVMAVIMLVTGTRKRGAQDANKRKAA; encoded by the coding sequence ATGCAGAATAGAATCAGCAGACGCAATGTGTATCTTATCCCTTATTTGTTATGGATCGCCTTGTTTGTCATTGCTCCCATCGTGCTTATCGTGTACTACTCTTTTTTTGATGTAGAAGGCCATTTCACGTTTGGGAACTACTCGAAGTTTTTTACAGCCGTTTATATGAAAATGACGCTGAGCTCGTTCTGGTACGCTTTGCTCATCACCGTCTTTTCACTGCTGATCGCTTATCCGACGGCGTATTGGCTGACCCGCACGAAGCATAAGCAGCTGTGGCTGCTGCTTATTATATTGCCGAGCTGGGTGAACCTGCTGCTGAAAGCTTACGCGTTCATCGGCTTATTCGGCACTTACGGTTTCGCCAATGCGGTGCTGGATGCGATCGGCATCGGACGGCAGCAAATTTTGTTTACCGATTTCAGCTTTATTTTCGTATCGGTCTATATTTTCATCCCGTTTATGGTGCTCCCGATTTTTAACGCGCTGGAGGAAATCAACCCTTCGCTGATCTACGCTTCGCGCGATTTGGGCGCTTCGGGCTGGACGACGTTCCGCCGGGTTATATTCCCGCTGACGATCAGCGGCGTCAAATCCGGCTGCCAGGCGGTATTTATTCCGGCGCTGTCGCTCTTTATGCTGACTCGCCTTATTGCGGGCAACCGCGTCATTACGCTCGGCACGGCGATTGAGCAGCATTTTCTTGTCACCCAGGACTGGGGGATGGGGGCTACCATTGCGGTGTTCCTCATTATTGTGATGGCGGTCATCATGCTGGTGACGGGCACGAGAAAGCGGGGTGCGCAAGATGCAAACAAACGGAAAGCTGCCTAA
- a CDS encoding class I SAM-dependent methyltransferase produces the protein MNIDSKERFTDRVEAYVKYRPGYPEEAISYLYDTVGLSPAAVIADIGAGTGIFSRILLERGSRVIGVEPNDAMRSAAVAALGGYSGYEPWSGAAEATGLADNAVDFITCAQSFHWFDRPAAQQEFGRILKPGGKAVLIWNSRLTGGTPFLEGYEQLLRQYGTDYEKLSHKNIDEAALEPFFKPGTFTKARFTNSQKFDLPGLEGRLLSSSYAPMPGHPNHEPMLAALKTLFDETGTDGTVSFDYETEIYWGEV, from the coding sequence ATGAATATCGACAGCAAGGAACGATTTACAGACAGAGTAGAGGCTTATGTCAAATATCGTCCGGGTTATCCGGAGGAAGCAATCAGCTACTTGTATGATACGGTTGGATTGTCGCCTGCAGCCGTCATTGCCGATATCGGAGCGGGAACCGGCATCTTTTCGCGCATTTTGCTGGAGCGGGGCAGCCGCGTCATCGGCGTAGAGCCCAATGATGCGATGAGATCGGCGGCTGTGGCGGCTTTAGGCGGCTATTCCGGGTATGAGCCTTGGTCCGGCGCAGCAGAGGCGACCGGCCTTGCGGACAATGCCGTTGATTTTATTACTTGCGCGCAATCGTTTCATTGGTTTGACCGGCCGGCAGCACAGCAGGAATTTGGCCGAATCCTAAAACCGGGCGGCAAAGCGGTGTTAATATGGAACTCTCGACTGACCGGCGGCACGCCGTTCCTGGAAGGGTACGAGCAGCTGCTTCGGCAGTACGGAACCGATTATGAGAAGCTCAGCCACAAAAACATTGACGAAGCCGCGCTGGAGCCGTTTTTTAAACCAGGAACATTTACGAAAGCCCGGTTTACAAACAGCCAGAAGTTTGATTTGCCCGGGCTGGAAGGCCGCCTGTTGTCATCTTCTTATGCGCCGATGCCGGGCCATCCTAACCATGAGCCGATGCTGGCGGCGCTGAAGACGCTGTTTGACGAAACGGGCACCGATGGAACCGTCAGCTTCGATTACGAAACGGAAATTTATTGGGGCGAAGTATAA
- a CDS encoding ABC transporter substrate-binding protein: MKQIVRTFAVVLVAALALMYLTTYLNSSEGYSGDNTLTIYNWGDYIDEELLDEFQKETGIKVIYQTFDSNEAMMTKIEQGGTTFDVAVPSEYAISKMKEEHLLLPIDHSKLPNLKYIDPRFMDLSFDPGNEYSVPYFWGTVGIVYNPDMVGGLTFHSWDDLWDPSLRNKILLLDGAREVIGMGLNSLHYSLNDTNEDHLQQALKKLSTLTPNVKAIVGDEIKMLMANEEAAVGLVWSGDASEMMDANDKLEYVVPDEGSNLWFDNMVIPKTAKNIEGAHKFINFMLDPEHAAQNTEYVGYSTPNAGALKLLPEDISGDERFYPSPELTSKLEVYDNLGKKMLAHYNELFLEFKMHSK; encoded by the coding sequence ATGAAGCAGATCGTTCGGACGTTTGCGGTCGTATTGGTTGCAGCCCTTGCGCTTATGTATTTGACGACTTACCTTAACTCGAGCGAAGGCTACAGCGGAGACAATACGCTGACCATTTACAACTGGGGCGATTATATCGACGAGGAACTGCTGGACGAGTTCCAGAAGGAAACCGGCATTAAAGTCATCTATCAGACGTTTGACTCCAACGAAGCGATGATGACCAAAATCGAGCAAGGCGGCACGACGTTTGACGTTGCAGTTCCTTCGGAATATGCGATCAGCAAAATGAAAGAAGAACATCTGCTGCTGCCGATCGACCATTCCAAGCTGCCGAATCTGAAATATATTGATCCGCGGTTTATGGATTTATCGTTTGACCCGGGCAACGAATATTCGGTCCCTTATTTTTGGGGGACGGTCGGTATCGTGTACAATCCCGACATGGTTGGCGGTTTGACGTTCCACAGCTGGGACGACCTGTGGGACCCGAGCTTGCGCAACAAAATTTTGCTGCTGGACGGGGCGCGTGAAGTGATCGGCATGGGCCTCAACAGCCTGCACTACTCCTTGAACGATACGAACGAAGATCATCTGCAGCAAGCGCTCAAAAAGCTCAGCACGCTGACGCCTAACGTGAAGGCGATCGTCGGCGACGAGATCAAAATGCTGATGGCCAACGAAGAAGCGGCCGTAGGCCTCGTATGGTCGGGCGACGCTTCGGAAATGATGGACGCCAACGATAAGCTGGAATATGTGGTGCCGGACGAAGGCTCGAACCTGTGGTTCGATAACATGGTCATCCCGAAAACAGCCAAAAATATCGAAGGCGCCCACAAATTCATCAACTTTATGCTGGACCCGGAGCATGCCGCGCAAAATACGGAATACGTCGGCTATTCGACGCCAAACGCAGGCGCGCTGAAGCTGCTGCCGGAAGATATTTCCGGCGATGAGCGGTTTTATCCAAGTCCGGAACTGACCAGCAAGCTTGAAGTGTACGATAATTTGGGCAAAAAGATGCTCGCCCATTACAACGAGCTGTTCCTTGAATTTAAAATGCACAGCAAATAA
- the ytxJ gene encoding bacillithiol system redox-active protein YtxJ, translating into MAQLREIQTIEEWNSALEGSNGHPLVVFKHSTTCPVSANAYREFNDYLSDKPRSDADYVLVKVIESRPVSNQIAEDTAVKHESPQIMLIENKQKVWTTSHWSVTKAHITAVLD; encoded by the coding sequence ATGGCACAACTTCGTGAGATTCAAACGATTGAAGAATGGAATTCAGCATTGGAAGGTTCTAACGGACATCCGCTTGTCGTCTTTAAACACAGCACGACTTGCCCGGTTAGCGCCAACGCATATCGCGAATTTAACGACTATCTGTCCGACAAACCGCGTTCCGATGCGGATTATGTGCTGGTCAAAGTAATTGAATCGCGCCCGGTTTCTAACCAGATTGCCGAAGATACGGCGGTTAAGCATGAATCCCCGCAAATTATGCTGATTGAAAACAAACAAAAAGTATGGACGACCAGCCACTGGTCGGTGACCAAAGCACACATTACAGCCGTTCTTGACTAA
- a CDS encoding DinB family protein, whose amino-acid sequence MSQFDIAAYLGTYDALASAVQGLTKEQLVWKPAPDKWSVTEVLSHVADHNIVVSFRIRAILAGAQDRLPAFEQDAWVSGSRANEGEAADILALFQSLLAYNAKLFSRLDEEAWNKTGVNFKGETVTLLAAAQGFIKHAHHHVGQIERVKEALAASQGA is encoded by the coding sequence ATGAGTCAATTCGATATCGCAGCCTATTTGGGCACTTATGACGCGCTTGCAAGCGCCGTTCAAGGTTTAACGAAGGAGCAGCTTGTCTGGAAGCCAGCCCCGGACAAATGGAGTGTAACGGAGGTGCTGTCGCATGTCGCTGACCATAACATCGTCGTTTCGTTCCGTATTCGCGCTATTTTGGCAGGGGCGCAGGACCGGCTTCCGGCTTTCGAACAGGACGCGTGGGTAAGCGGATCAAGGGCTAACGAAGGCGAAGCTGCAGACATTCTGGCGTTGTTCCAGTCGCTGCTCGCTTACAATGCAAAGCTGTTCAGCCGTCTGGATGAAGAGGCGTGGAACAAAACCGGCGTTAATTTTAAGGGCGAGACGGTTACGCTTCTTGCTGCGGCGCAAGGGTTCATCAAGCATGCGCATCATCATGTCGGCCAGATCGAACGCGTCAAAGAAGCGCTGGCCGCTTCCCAAGGAGCGTGA